In Gordonia westfalica, a genomic segment contains:
- a CDS encoding DUF7324 family protein has protein sequence MIEHPRSVVRALVADFVDHSRADRCRCGSAQAPSLSQEPAQAGAGGAAPVTKPVEGVNR, from the coding sequence GTGATCGAGCACCCGCGGTCGGTTGTCCGAGCACTCGTTGCCGACTTCGTAGATCACTCCCGTGCTGACCGCTGCCGGTGCGGGAGCGCGCAGGCCCCCTCCCTCTCGCAGGAGCCCGCGCAGGCCGGGGCGGGGGGAGCCGCCCCGGTCACCAAACCAGTAGAGGGAGTGAACCGATGA
- a CDS encoding DUF7304 family protein gives MSFSHYADPVPVVADENRKVHVSLGEVSGLDLAYLSVESPSGRGEVVLTLAELRDVYRAMQEADPDWREPSGGYYLYRVAITSYPEGALTFYTDDTGEEFGYPNPDWEPEGWDPDPGYIAQFGSRRFHWPSTKREYKSLSSAKSRAKLIESYGATAVVERSSRIVWPGPDDSHLDRIGGAA, from the coding sequence ATGTCCTTCTCGCACTACGCAGATCCAGTCCCTGTAGTAGCAGATGAAAACAGGAAGGTCCACGTATCGCTCGGTGAGGTGAGCGGCCTCGACCTGGCGTACCTGTCGGTTGAGTCCCCGTCCGGCCGGGGTGAAGTGGTTCTCACGCTCGCCGAGCTACGCGACGTGTACAGAGCAATGCAGGAGGCCGATCCGGACTGGCGTGAGCCCAGCGGCGGCTACTACCTCTACCGAGTTGCGATCACGAGCTATCCCGAAGGGGCACTGACCTTCTACACCGACGACACCGGTGAGGAGTTCGGGTACCCCAACCCTGACTGGGAACCCGAGGGGTGGGACCCCGATCCGGGGTATATCGCGCAGTTCGGGAGTCGACGCTTCCACTGGCCGTCCACTAAGCGCGAGTACAAGTCGTTGTCCTCCGCGAAGTCTAGGGCCAAGCTCATCGAATCGTATGGTGCGACAGCGGTTGTGGAGCGGTCGTCGCGGATTGTGTGGCCTGGGCCGGACGATTCCCACCTGGACCGTATCGGCGGTGCGGCATGA
- a CDS encoding helix-turn-helix domain-containing protein, whose protein sequence is MNDRNLQPLQYTLKEAAQILGVSEKTLRREYVEGRILFRTLREGGGKYFIDHEECVRWRNSLPQPAPGERAAS, encoded by the coding sequence ATGAACGACAGAAACCTTCAGCCCCTTCAGTACACCCTGAAGGAGGCCGCCCAAATCCTGGGAGTCTCCGAGAAGACCCTTCGCCGCGAGTATGTCGAGGGGCGAATCCTGTTCCGAACCTTGCGTGAGGGGGGCGGCAAGTACTTTATCGACCACGAAGAGTGTGTGCGGTGGCGGAACTCGCTGCCGCAGCCGGCTCCGGGTGAGAGGGCGGCGTCGTGA
- a CDS encoding DNA-methyltransferase: MSIYYQDDLVTLYHGDCREVMADMADRSVDVVITDPPYTERTHGMAKTNRGAGHGIKAVTFAAISDADLRAVLAECGRVSASWVVTSLDYAHAFAFDQGPPVGLRSLRIGVWVKPNPMPQISADRPGQGWEAISFLHRADTKPAWNGGGKAGVWTYPVVQNTGHPTAKPLPMVEDWVRLFTNASETVFDPFAGSGTTLIAAANENRKAVGVELEERYCELIAKRLSNQTMALDFGDAS, encoded by the coding sequence ATGAGCATCTACTACCAGGACGACCTGGTCACCCTCTACCACGGCGACTGCCGAGAGGTCATGGCAGACATGGCAGATCGGTCGGTCGATGTGGTGATCACGGATCCGCCGTACACCGAACGCACACACGGAATGGCAAAGACGAACAGGGGTGCTGGTCATGGCATAAAGGCCGTCACGTTCGCGGCGATCTCTGACGCTGACCTGCGGGCCGTACTCGCCGAGTGTGGGCGGGTCTCGGCGAGTTGGGTGGTCACGTCGCTTGATTACGCGCACGCTTTCGCCTTCGACCAGGGTCCGCCGGTCGGGTTGCGCTCGCTGCGCATCGGTGTCTGGGTGAAGCCCAACCCGATGCCGCAGATCAGTGCCGACCGTCCCGGGCAAGGCTGGGAAGCGATTTCATTTCTACACCGCGCCGACACCAAACCGGCCTGGAACGGGGGTGGCAAGGCTGGCGTGTGGACGTACCCCGTCGTGCAGAACACCGGTCACCCGACGGCGAAACCGCTGCCAATGGTGGAGGACTGGGTGCGCCTGTTCACGAACGCCTCGGAAACGGTGTTCGACCCGTTCGCCGGTTCGGGCACCACGTTGATTGCTGCGGCGAACGAAAACCGTAAGGCGGTCGGTGTCGAGCTTGAGGAGCGTTACTGCGAGCTGATTGCGAAACGCCTCAGTAATCAGACGATGGCTCTCGACTTCGGGGATGCGTCATGA